Proteins co-encoded in one Actinomadura luteofluorescens genomic window:
- a CDS encoding HD domain-containing protein — MDLVDRWAALAGPHTRHIGTELDRRYGEPHRRYHTRAHLTAVLDLVDELAGHAGDPDAVRMAAWFHDAVYDPERADNEERSARLAARMLADTDLPEAAVARVVRLVELTATHAPEEGDRDGQVLCDADLAVLGAEPEDYAAYAAAVREEYAFVPDEFFRAGRAEVLSGLLALPRLFHTPAARERFEERARANMGTELLLLNA, encoded by the coding sequence ATGGATCTTGTCGACCGGTGGGCGGCGCTGGCGGGGCCCCACACCCGGCACATCGGGACCGAGCTCGACCGGCGCTACGGGGAGCCGCACCGCCGCTACCACACCCGCGCGCACCTGACCGCGGTGCTCGACCTCGTGGACGAGCTGGCCGGCCACGCCGGGGACCCCGACGCCGTCCGGATGGCCGCCTGGTTCCACGACGCCGTCTACGACCCCGAGCGCGCCGACAACGAGGAGCGCAGCGCCCGCCTGGCCGCGCGCATGCTCGCCGACACCGACCTCCCGGAGGCGGCCGTCGCGCGGGTCGTCCGGCTCGTCGAGCTGACCGCCACGCACGCGCCGGAGGAGGGCGACCGCGACGGGCAGGTCCTCTGCGACGCCGACCTCGCCGTCCTCGGCGCGGAGCCCGAGGACTACGCCGCCTACGCGGCCGCCGTCCGCGAGGAGTACGCGTTCGTCCCCGACGAGTTCTTCCGCGCCGGACGGGCCGAGGTCCTGAGCGGCCTCCTGGCCCTGCCCCGGCTCTTCCACACGCCCGCCGCACGCGAACGCTTCGAGGAGCGCGCCCGCGCCAACATGGGGACGGAGCTCCTCCTCCTCAACGCCTAA
- a CDS encoding ATP-dependent DNA helicase UvrD2 gives MSAESVLEGLDPEQRAVAEAVKGPVCVLAGAGTGKTRAITHRIAYATLTGVVTPQRVLAVTFTTRAAGELRSRLRQLGAPGVQARTFHAAALRQLHYFWPRVVGGEPPKIVDSKIGLVADAARACRLTLGRTELRDVAGEIEWAKVTQNRPEDYPAAVVKAGRRPPAEVVDVARVYAMYEQLRRERNLLDFEGMLELTAAVLTEHREVANQVREQYRYFVVDEFQDVNPLQKMLLDTWLGDRDDLCVVGDPNQTIYSFTGASPSHLLDFTREHPDAKIVRLVRDYRSTPQVVRLANGVIGQARGARYRLELVAQRENGPEPVFNEYDDEVAEADDAARRARKLIEEGVPAREIAILYRINAQSETYESALAAVGVPYVLRGAERFFERPEVREAVVRLRGAARAGADAETDGMGLIQTVRHVLSGAGFSDRPPEGAGAARARWESLAALAQLAEDMAADNPGAGLPDFVSELEERAAAQHAPPLEGVTLASLHAAKGLEWDAVFLVGLAEGTLPIVYAKTPEQIEEERRLLYVGVTRARVHLNLSWALARSPGGTQARRPSRFLDGLTGKTTTHTPARVDRSKRRPAKGPQPCRVCGRPLTAAVERKLGRCEDCPSELNEELLLALREWRAGVSAEQKVPAYVVFTDATLQAIAEHAPESLEDLAGIPGVGRVKLDRYGDAVLGLCGH, from the coding sequence ATGTCAGCTGAGTCGGTGCTGGAGGGACTCGACCCCGAGCAGCGGGCGGTCGCCGAGGCGGTGAAGGGCCCGGTGTGCGTCCTCGCGGGCGCCGGGACGGGCAAGACCAGGGCCATCACCCACCGGATCGCCTACGCCACCCTCACCGGCGTCGTGACGCCGCAGCGGGTGCTCGCCGTGACGTTCACCACACGGGCGGCGGGGGAGCTGCGCAGCCGGCTGCGCCAGCTCGGCGCGCCCGGCGTGCAGGCCCGCACGTTCCACGCGGCCGCGCTGCGGCAGCTCCACTACTTCTGGCCGCGCGTCGTCGGCGGCGAGCCGCCGAAGATCGTCGACTCGAAGATCGGGCTGGTCGCGGACGCGGCGCGGGCGTGCCGGCTCACGCTCGGCCGCACGGAGCTGCGCGACGTCGCGGGCGAGATCGAGTGGGCGAAGGTCACCCAGAACCGCCCCGAGGACTACCCGGCCGCCGTCGTGAAGGCGGGCCGCCGCCCGCCCGCCGAGGTCGTCGACGTGGCCCGCGTCTACGCGATGTACGAGCAGCTCAGGCGCGAGCGCAACCTGCTCGACTTCGAGGGCATGCTGGAGCTGACCGCCGCCGTCCTCACCGAGCACCGCGAGGTCGCCAACCAGGTCCGCGAGCAGTACCGGTACTTCGTCGTCGACGAGTTCCAGGACGTCAACCCGCTGCAGAAGATGCTGCTCGACACCTGGCTCGGCGACCGCGACGACCTGTGCGTCGTCGGCGACCCCAACCAGACGATCTACTCCTTCACCGGCGCGTCCCCCTCCCACCTGCTCGACTTCACCCGCGAGCACCCGGACGCCAAGATCGTCAGGCTCGTCCGCGACTACCGCTCGACGCCGCAGGTCGTCCGGCTGGCGAACGGGGTGATCGGGCAGGCGCGGGGCGCGCGGTACAGGCTGGAGCTGGTCGCGCAGCGCGAGAACGGGCCCGAGCCCGTGTTCAACGAGTACGACGACGAGGTCGCCGAGGCCGACGACGCCGCCCGGCGGGCCCGCAAGCTCATCGAGGAGGGCGTCCCCGCGCGGGAGATCGCGATCCTGTACCGCATCAACGCGCAGTCCGAGACGTACGAGTCGGCGCTCGCGGCCGTCGGCGTCCCGTACGTGCTGCGCGGCGCGGAGCGCTTCTTCGAGCGGCCCGAGGTGCGCGAGGCGGTGGTCCGGCTGCGCGGCGCGGCCCGGGCGGGCGCCGACGCCGAGACCGACGGGATGGGGCTGATCCAGACCGTCCGGCACGTCCTGAGCGGGGCGGGTTTCTCCGACCGGCCGCCCGAGGGCGCGGGCGCGGCCCGCGCGCGCTGGGAGTCGCTCGCGGCGCTGGCGCAGCTCGCCGAGGACATGGCCGCCGACAACCCCGGGGCCGGGCTCCCCGACTTCGTCTCCGAGCTGGAGGAGCGCGCCGCCGCGCAGCACGCGCCGCCGCTGGAGGGCGTCACGCTCGCGTCGCTGCACGCCGCCAAGGGCCTGGAGTGGGACGCGGTGTTCCTCGTCGGGCTGGCCGAGGGCACGCTGCCCATCGTCTACGCCAAGACGCCCGAGCAGATCGAGGAGGAGCGCCGCCTCCTGTACGTCGGCGTGACGCGGGCCCGCGTGCACCTGAACCTGTCGTGGGCGCTGGCCCGCTCGCCCGGCGGGACGCAGGCGCGCCGCCCGTCCCGCTTCCTCGACGGCCTGACCGGCAAGACCACCACGCACACGCCCGCGCGCGTCGACCGGTCGAAGCGGCGTCCCGCCAAGGGGCCGCAGCCGTGCCGCGTCTGCGGGCGCCCGCTGACCGCCGCCGTCGAGCGCAAGCTCGGCCGCTGCGAGGACTGCCCCTCCGAGCTGAACGAGGAGCTCCTCCTCGCGCTCAGGGAGTGGCGCGCCGGGGTGTCGGCCGAGCAGAAGGTGCCCGCGTACGTGGTGTTCACCGACGCGACGCTCCAGGCGATCGCCGAGCACGCCCCCGAGTCCCTGGAGGACCTGGCCGGCATCCCCGGCGTCGGCAGGGTCAAGCTCGACCGCTACGGCGACGCCGTCCTAGGCCTCTGCGGGCACTGA
- the nudC gene encoding NAD(+) diphosphatase, which translates to MTDAQEMPHAPLEWLALARGTLDRVALNRRDEAWLDEAWADPGTRVLVIQEGRSLVTFEPAPALVLVRPDQAPDGDRWLLGVDGDGVAHFGVSGPLPVIEGAEPAGLRRVGALLGDRDSGLLTHAVALEHWHATHRFCPRCGAGTRVASAGHVRVCPEDGSQHFPRVDPAVIMLVTDESDRVLLARGPQWPADRRSILAGFVEPGESLEQAVAREVQEEVGLPVRDVRYLGSQPWPLPQSLMLGFTARTDGDLPLRPDPEEILDAAWYTRDELGAAIDAGEIVAPGPLSIAAQLIMRWYGGELPNMPPF; encoded by the coding sequence ATGACCGACGCCCAGGAGATGCCGCACGCCCCGCTGGAGTGGCTCGCCCTCGCGCGGGGCACGCTCGACCGCGTCGCGCTGAACCGCCGCGACGAGGCATGGCTGGACGAGGCGTGGGCGGATCCCGGAACGCGCGTGCTGGTCATCCAGGAGGGGCGGTCGCTCGTCACCTTCGAGCCCGCCCCGGCACTCGTCCTCGTCCGGCCGGACCAGGCACCGGACGGCGACCGGTGGCTCCTCGGCGTCGACGGCGACGGCGTCGCCCACTTCGGGGTGAGCGGCCCCCTGCCGGTCATCGAGGGGGCGGAGCCGGCCGGGCTCCGCCGGGTCGGCGCCCTCCTCGGCGACCGGGACTCCGGCCTGCTCACCCACGCCGTCGCCCTGGAGCACTGGCACGCCACGCACCGGTTCTGCCCGCGGTGCGGCGCCGGGACGCGCGTGGCGTCCGCCGGGCACGTGCGCGTCTGCCCCGAGGACGGCTCGCAGCACTTCCCGCGCGTCGACCCCGCCGTGATCATGCTGGTGACGGACGAGTCGGACCGCGTGCTGCTGGCCCGCGGCCCGCAGTGGCCCGCCGACCGCCGCTCGATCCTCGCCGGGTTCGTCGAACCGGGCGAGTCCCTCGAACAGGCCGTCGCGCGGGAGGTGCAGGAGGAGGTCGGGCTGCCCGTCCGTGACGTGCGCTACCTCGGCAGCCAGCCGTGGCCGCTGCCGCAGAGCCTCATGCTCGGGTTCACCGCCCGGACCGACGGGGACCTCCCGCTGCGTCCCGACCCCGAGGAGATCCTGGACGCCGCCTGGTACACGCGCGACGAGCTGGGCGCCGCCATCGACGCGGGCGAGATCGTCGCGCCGGGCCCGCTGTCCATCGCCGCCCAGCTCATCATGCGCTGGTACGGCGGCGAACTCCCCAACATGCCGCCGTTCTAA
- a CDS encoding DUF4031 domain-containing protein, translated as MILIDPPLWPARGRVWSHMVSDVSYEELHVFAAELGMPPRAFERDHYDVPSELYRAALLQGAEAVGCQELLARLTEAGLRRRKAYRPRTVRLGG; from the coding sequence TTGATCCTCATCGACCCGCCGCTGTGGCCCGCGCGGGGCCGCGTGTGGTCGCACATGGTCAGTGACGTGTCCTACGAGGAACTGCACGTCTTCGCCGCGGAACTGGGCATGCCGCCCAGGGCTTTCGAGCGCGACCATTACGACGTCCCGTCCGAGCTCTACCGGGCGGCGCTGCTCCAGGGCGCCGAGGCGGTGGGCTGCCAGGAGCTGCTCGCGCGGCTGACCGAGGCGGGCCTGCGGCGCCGCAAGGCGTACCGGCCCCGGACGGTCCGGCTCGGCGGTTAG
- a CDS encoding alanine racemase — MNEFALNLDRYPAYVYDLPGLESHVRAICAALPGTEVYYAAKANPDPEILRTLAPHVDGVEVSSGGELAHVRETLPSMPVAFGGPGKTADELALSRTLKADRIHVESPNELARLGALGPADILLRANLPVHAPNAALTMGGPFGMDEDTLDHCARLLAGYPNLTLRGVHAHLASGLEAPVMLGLAHQIAEWAIPWLRSQGVDDPELNVGGGMAVDYTAPESRFDWQTYGAGLSRIPVKIRIEPGRAMTAYHGWYVTDVLDVKTTRGETYAILRGGTHHLRTPVTKGHDQPFKALTANGPERPVTLVGQLCTPKDVFARDVLVPSLAPGDVIAFTMAGAYAWNISHHDFLMHPKPAFHYRRWPDPAQSAARAPVPAP; from the coding sequence GTGAACGAGTTCGCGCTGAACCTCGACCGGTACCCGGCTTACGTCTACGACCTGCCCGGCCTCGAATCCCACGTCCGCGCCATATGCGCGGCACTGCCGGGAACGGAGGTCTACTACGCCGCCAAAGCCAATCCGGACCCCGAGATCCTCCGGACTCTCGCGCCTCACGTCGATGGCGTGGAGGTGTCGTCCGGCGGCGAACTCGCCCACGTCCGCGAGACCCTCCCCAGCATGCCCGTGGCTTTCGGCGGGCCCGGGAAAACGGCCGACGAACTGGCCCTGTCTCGCACGCTCAAGGCCGACCGGATCCACGTGGAAAGTCCGAACGAACTGGCCCGCTTGGGCGCCCTCGGCCCGGCCGACATCCTGCTCCGCGCGAATCTCCCGGTGCACGCACCGAACGCCGCCCTCACCATGGGCGGCCCCTTCGGCATGGACGAGGACACCCTCGACCATTGCGCCCGCCTCTTGGCCGGATATCCGAACCTCACGCTCCGAGGCGTTCACGCACATCTGGCCTCTGGCCTGGAAGCACCGGTCATGCTCGGCCTCGCCCACCAGATAGCGGAATGGGCGATCCCCTGGCTGCGCTCCCAAGGAGTGGACGACCCCGAGCTGAATGTCGGCGGCGGCATGGCGGTCGACTACACCGCCCCGGAATCCCGCTTCGACTGGCAGACCTACGGGGCGGGTCTAAGCCGCATCCCCGTGAAAATCCGCATAGAGCCGGGACGGGCTATGACCGCCTACCACGGCTGGTACGTCACCGACGTCCTGGACGTGAAAACCACGCGAGGCGAGACCTACGCCATTCTCCGAGGCGGCACCCACCATCTGAGGACCCCCGTGACGAAGGGCCACGACCAGCCTTTCAAAGCCCTCACCGCGAACGGCCCGGAACGTCCGGTCACTTTGGTGGGCCAGCTCTGCACCCCGAAGGACGTCTTCGCGCGCGACGTCCTCGTCCCCTCTCTCGCGCCAGGGGACGTCATCGCCTTCACCATGGCCGGGGCCTACGCCTGGAACATCTCCCACCACGATTTCCTGATGCACCCGAAACCGGCCTTCCACTACCGGCGCTGGCCGGACCCCGCGCAGTCAGCCGCGAGGGCTCCCGTACCAGCGCCATGA
- a CDS encoding IucA/IucC family protein — protein MADPRDDTASFERECREALATIKLHDDARPAVHRRLGRLPAELRTGPGTFYETLAAYNDHPVHPAGRSRSGLSLAELSRYAPEFAPSFPLRWAAVRNATRTGTLPGWWPAPSDVGLRLDDVDGALFPVHPLAARQVGSLPGVSLAPDPYLQVTPTLSMRTVAAAPLDHVKMPLPTSTLGLRNRRTIMPGTLPDGALVERILRQVLSEEPSLPVLLADEQTYGHADDPLLGYLVRRFPAETAHAHIVPVAALLAEAPDQGHVIERWDVEALFGAYLSALLSLNVTLFRYGIALEAHQQNVALVLDDSPLRLLIKDNDGALIDPSRFRERVPPSPGTDPRDLIDRRMTTSDPEALARVFVTITLHLCAAAPALGLAERGLLPWRTGLRMIRERLDQALGPQDAFLRARTLDAGTLPGKAMVTAGTLVDKARTGAADINKHYGPPGPNYLLDTTCC, from the coding sequence GTGGCCGACCCGCGTGACGACACGGCGTCGTTCGAGCGCGAGTGCCGTGAGGCCCTGGCGACCATCAAGCTGCACGACGACGCGCGCCCGGCCGTCCACCGGCGGCTGGGGCGTCTCCCGGCCGAGTTGCGGACGGGCCCCGGCACGTTCTACGAGACGCTGGCGGCCTACAACGACCACCCCGTGCATCCGGCCGGCCGGAGCCGCTCCGGGCTGTCCCTGGCCGAGCTGAGCCGCTACGCGCCCGAGTTCGCGCCGTCCTTCCCGCTGCGCTGGGCGGCCGTGCGGAACGCGACGCGGACCGGAACGCTCCCCGGGTGGTGGCCTGCGCCGTCCGACGTGGGCCTGCGCCTGGACGACGTCGATGGGGCGCTGTTTCCCGTCCACCCGCTGGCGGCTCGGCAGGTCGGCTCTCTGCCCGGCGTCTCGCTCGCACCCGATCCCTACTTGCAGGTCACGCCCACCCTGTCGATGCGGACCGTCGCGGCCGCACCGCTCGACCACGTGAAGATGCCACTGCCGACGAGCACCCTCGGCCTCCGCAACCGGCGCACCATCATGCCCGGCACCCTCCCGGACGGCGCGCTCGTCGAACGAATCCTGCGCCAGGTCCTCTCAGAGGAGCCCTCGCTTCCCGTCCTCCTCGCCGACGAACAGACCTACGGCCATGCCGACGACCCGCTTCTCGGCTATCTCGTCCGGCGCTTCCCCGCTGAGACCGCGCACGCGCACATCGTCCCTGTGGCGGCCCTACTCGCCGAGGCACCGGACCAGGGTCACGTCATCGAACGCTGGGACGTCGAAGCGCTCTTCGGCGCCTACCTGTCGGCGCTGCTCTCCTTGAACGTCACGCTGTTCCGGTACGGCATCGCTCTGGAGGCGCATCAGCAGAACGTCGCGCTCGTCTTGGACGACTCTCCGCTCCGCCTCCTCATCAAGGACAACGACGGCGCGCTGATAGACCCGTCCCGCTTCCGGGAACGCGTCCCGCCCTCCCCCGGTACGGACCCTCGCGACCTCATCGACCGCCGGATGACGACCTCCGATCCCGAGGCCCTCGCCCGCGTCTTCGTCACCATCACCCTGCACCTCTGCGCCGCGGCGCCCGCCCTGGGCCTGGCCGAGCGGGGCCTGCTCCCCTGGCGGACCGGGCTCCGGATGATCCGCGAACGGCTCGACCAGGCGCTCGGGCCGCAGGACGCGTTCCTGCGCGCCCGCACGCTCGACGCCGGCACGCTGCCCGGCAAGGCCATGGTCACCGCCGGGACCCTCGTCGACAAGGCGAGGACCGGCGCGGCCGACATCAACAAGCACTACGGCCCACCGGGGCCCAACTACCTACTGGACACGACGTGCTGCTGA
- a CDS encoding ATP-grasp domain-containing protein, whose protein sequence is MAASLYLVAGKATDSVTHGFLPAAARLGLDVTLLTDRPAAHDAGVPVVECDVSDFRDIIARVGDAAACGGGEPAAVFSNSDFLQAPAALAAAYFGLPAKDWRAAARAKNKALMRRHLAALDPVFSADAGRVPADAPYPLVLKPREGVASEDVFLVHDATELAGRVEEIRARRGDPLVAEEYLPGRLHTLETLGDGWEPRVLGSFRTTLSPPPFFVEERLEWAPPPPETAQVLRQLEALGVGFGACHTEFVVHEGRARIIEVNYRLIGDHCDFLLADLLGVPLFEQILRVHLGEALPGRPVPRPRHAVAEPVIADRCGTLVAAPGPLQMDDGPVRLAYRPQRAVGDTVSLTRTNRDYLGTVRAIGPGQDEVNAALARFRATHDWTIA, encoded by the coding sequence GTGGCCGCCTCTCTCTACCTGGTCGCCGGCAAGGCGACCGACTCGGTGACGCACGGGTTCCTGCCCGCCGCCGCGCGCCTGGGCCTCGACGTCACGCTCCTCACCGACCGCCCCGCCGCCCACGACGCCGGCGTGCCGGTGGTCGAGTGCGACGTCTCCGACTTCCGCGACATCATCGCGCGCGTCGGGGACGCCGCCGCGTGCGGCGGGGGCGAGCCCGCGGCCGTCTTCTCCAACAGCGACTTCCTCCAGGCGCCCGCCGCCTTGGCCGCCGCGTACTTCGGCCTGCCCGCCAAGGACTGGCGGGCGGCGGCCCGCGCGAAGAACAAGGCGCTCATGCGGCGGCACCTGGCGGCCCTCGACCCAGTCTTCTCGGCGGACGCCGGGCGGGTCCCGGCGGACGCGCCGTATCCGCTCGTCCTCAAGCCGCGCGAGGGGGTCGCGAGCGAGGACGTGTTCCTCGTCCACGACGCCACGGAACTCGCCGGCCGGGTGGAGGAGATCAGGGCCCGCCGCGGCGACCCGCTCGTGGCCGAGGAGTACCTGCCGGGCCGCCTGCACACGCTGGAGACGCTGGGCGACGGGTGGGAGCCGCGGGTGCTGGGGTCGTTCCGCACGACGCTCTCGCCGCCGCCGTTCTTCGTGGAGGAGCGCCTTGAGTGGGCTCCCCCTCCCCCGGAGACGGCGCAGGTCCTGCGGCAGTTGGAGGCGCTGGGCGTCGGCTTCGGCGCGTGCCACACCGAGTTCGTCGTCCACGAGGGGCGCGCCCGCATCATCGAGGTGAACTACCGGCTGATCGGCGACCACTGCGACTTCCTGCTGGCCGACCTGCTGGGCGTGCCCCTCTTCGAGCAGATCCTGCGTGTGCATCTTGGGGAGGCCCTTCCGGGGCGGCCGGTCCCCCGTCCGCGCCATGCCGTCGCCGAGCCGGTCATAGCCGACCGCTGCGGCACGCTCGTCGCCGCGCCCGGTCCCCTGCAGATGGACGACGGCCCGGTGCGGCTGGCGTACCGCCCTCAGCGCGCGGTGGGCGACACGGTCTCCCTCACCCGGACCAATCGCGACTACCTGGGCACCGTGCGCGCCATAGGACCAGGGCAGGACGAAGTGAACGCCGCCCTGGCGCGGTTCCGCGCGACCCACGACTGGACGATCGCGTGA
- a CDS encoding dipeptidase: MNDVVAYIQADRDRFVADLKEWLAIPSISGDPAHAEDVRTSARWLADYLRGQGFPTVEVWETPGLPAVFAEWPAEDPQAPTVVVYGHHDVQPVEPLEEWETDPFKPVEKGDRLVGRGASDDKGQVFFHTLGIRAALAASGRQAPPVTVKLLVEGEEESGSVHFAELLRTHRDRLACDAVVISDTTMWAADVPSMCTGMRGLAEAEVTLRGPDGDLHSGSFGGAVPNPLHAMASLLAALHDADGRVAVPGFYDDVVPLSDEERELFARLPFDEAEWLRTAGNSRAAHGEKGYTTLERVWARPTAEINGMWGGHTGPGGKTIVPREAHAKISFRLVAGQDPRTVQEQFRAWVAERTPAGVQAEVRVPGNGVRPCFSPIDSPGVKAARRAMERAFDTEVLFTREGGSGPEADLADILDAPLIFVAVGLDGDRIHAPNEKVEVPLLLKGAETAAYLWEELAAALR; this comes from the coding sequence GTGAACGACGTAGTCGCCTACATCCAGGCGGACCGCGACCGGTTCGTCGCCGACCTCAAGGAGTGGCTGGCGATCCCGTCCATCTCCGGGGACCCGGCGCACGCCGAGGATGTGCGCACCTCCGCCCGATGGCTCGCCGATTACCTGCGCGGGCAGGGATTCCCCACCGTCGAGGTCTGGGAGACCCCCGGCCTGCCGGCGGTGTTCGCCGAATGGCCCGCCGAGGACCCGCAGGCCCCGACGGTCGTCGTCTACGGCCACCACGACGTCCAGCCGGTCGAGCCGCTGGAGGAGTGGGAGACCGACCCGTTCAAGCCCGTCGAGAAGGGCGACCGGCTCGTCGGGCGCGGCGCTTCCGACGACAAGGGCCAGGTCTTCTTCCACACCCTCGGCATCCGCGCGGCGCTCGCCGCGTCCGGGCGGCAGGCCCCGCCCGTCACCGTCAAGCTGCTGGTCGAGGGCGAGGAGGAGTCCGGCTCGGTGCACTTCGCCGAGCTGCTGCGCACCCACCGCGACCGCCTCGCCTGCGACGCCGTCGTCATCAGCGACACCACCATGTGGGCGGCGGACGTGCCGTCGATGTGCACCGGCATGCGCGGCCTCGCCGAGGCCGAGGTCACCCTGCGCGGCCCGGACGGCGACCTGCACTCCGGCTCGTTCGGCGGCGCCGTCCCCAACCCGCTCCACGCGATGGCCTCGCTGCTCGCCGCCCTGCACGACGCCGACGGCCGCGTCGCCGTCCCCGGCTTCTACGACGACGTCGTCCCGCTGAGCGACGAGGAGCGGGAGCTGTTCGCCCGGCTGCCGTTCGACGAGGCCGAGTGGCTGCGCACCGCCGGGAACAGCCGCGCCGCCCACGGCGAGAAGGGCTACACGACCCTCGAACGCGTCTGGGCCCGGCCGACCGCCGAGATCAACGGCATGTGGGGCGGGCACACCGGCCCCGGCGGCAAGACGATCGTCCCCCGCGAGGCGCACGCCAAGATCTCGTTCCGGCTCGTCGCCGGGCAGGACCCCCGCACGGTCCAGGAGCAGTTCAGGGCGTGGGTCGCCGAGCGGACGCCGGCCGGCGTGCAGGCCGAGGTCCGCGTCCCGGGCAACGGCGTCCGGCCGTGCTTCTCGCCGATCGACTCGCCCGGCGTGAAGGCCGCGCGGCGCGCCATGGAGCGCGCGTTCGACACCGAGGTGCTGTTCACCCGCGAGGGCGGCAGCGGCCCCGAGGCCGACCTCGCCGACATCCTGGACGCCCCACTGATCTTCGTCGCGGTCGGGCTGGACGGCGACCGCATCCACGCCCCCAACGAGAAGGTCGAGGTCCCGCTGCTGCTCAAGGGCGCCGAGACCGCCGCGTACCTGTGGGAAGAACTCGCGGCCGCGCTGCGCTGA
- a CDS encoding IucA/IucC family protein has translation MLLTGPAVTADDATATALLNCLIREVCGPEQQVWPDGGRLVFRLPRAGVVLRAGLARPPVGASHRLAPPYEERREDEWIPAPWDRLANLVAGELELATGSPNAEFLVQVGDSHTALTAILAARGESVEDRYIDSEQSLVAGHRFHPSPKARQGSPEEWLPYAPETRVRFRPLWLAVPAELVAEEGAAEAFTALETHGPSAPTGRRLLPVHPWQFSLLADNPVLQRALANGSLVNLGPSGMEAVPTSSVRTAYLPDADVFCKFSLDVRITNCVRKNAWYELTGAMTLDELLPPILEKLNATFLREPAYRSVALPDRRLYEGLGVILRQGVRSLPGTPLLAGALADPYNELLAGLPALSSPDSAQAWWDAYVAHVAPPVLGAYLDHGVVLEPHLQNVLMCVDADGMPVHAVFRDMEGTKLTTGHWDLSHLPSRVAESLTYAPDRGWNRVVYCLLVNHLTEVAAAVADLHPSLDEPLWHAARKHFAAYDRHPQVRALLAGVPLPAKANLRTRWSRTADRGAAYVPVPNPLAAPRPL, from the coding sequence GTGCTGCTGACAGGACCGGCCGTCACGGCCGACGACGCCACCGCGACCGCGCTGCTCAACTGCCTGATCCGCGAGGTGTGCGGGCCCGAGCAGCAGGTCTGGCCGGACGGTGGCCGCCTCGTCTTCCGGCTGCCCCGCGCGGGGGTCGTGCTGCGCGCGGGCCTGGCCCGTCCCCCCGTCGGGGCGAGCCACCGCCTGGCACCGCCCTACGAGGAGCGCCGCGAGGACGAGTGGATACCGGCTCCCTGGGACAGGCTGGCGAACCTGGTCGCGGGCGAACTGGAGTTGGCGACCGGCTCCCCGAACGCGGAATTCCTCGTCCAGGTGGGTGACAGCCACACCGCGCTCACAGCGATCCTCGCCGCCAGGGGCGAGTCCGTTGAAGACCGCTACATCGACTCAGAGCAGTCTCTTGTCGCTGGGCACCGGTTCCACCCGTCTCCGAAGGCCCGCCAGGGTTCGCCGGAGGAGTGGCTACCGTACGCGCCCGAGACGAGGGTTCGGTTCCGTCCTCTGTGGCTTGCCGTTCCTGCGGAGCTCGTAGCTGAGGAAGGGGCTGCGGAGGCGTTCACAGCTCTGGAGACGCATGGCCCCTCGGCGCCCACGGGACGTCGTTTGCTTCCTGTCCATCCGTGGCAGTTCTCCCTGCTTGCGGACAACCCTGTCTTGCAGAGGGCACTTGCGAACGGCTCTCTGGTCAATCTCGGCCCGTCCGGCATGGAGGCGGTGCCCACCTCGTCGGTCCGGACCGCGTACCTGCCGGACGCCGACGTGTTCTGCAAGTTCAGCCTGGATGTGCGCATCACCAACTGCGTCCGCAAGAACGCCTGGTACGAACTGACCGGCGCGATGACGCTCGATGAGCTGCTGCCGCCCATCCTGGAGAAGCTGAACGCCACCTTCCTCAGAGAACCCGCCTACCGCAGCGTCGCCCTCCCGGACCGCCGCCTGTACGAGGGGCTCGGGGTGATCCTGCGTCAAGGCGTCAGATCCCTTCCCGGAACGCCTCTCCTCGCGGGTGCTCTCGCAGACCCCTACAACGAGCTCCTCGCCGGGCTGCCCGCCTTGTCGTCCCCGGACAGCGCCCAAGCCTGGTGGGACGCATACGTAGCCCATGTGGCACCGCCCGTGCTGGGCGCCTATCTGGACCACGGCGTCGTCCTGGAACCTCACCTGCAGAACGTTCTGATGTGCGTCGACGCTGACGGCATGCCCGTCCACGCCGTGTTCCGTGACATGGAGGGCACCAAACTGACCACCGGCCATTGGGATCTGTCGCATCTTCCCTCCCGCGTGGCCGAGAGCCTCACGTACGCCCCCGACAGAGGCTGGAACCGCGTCGTCTACTGCCTCCTCGTCAACCACCTCACCGAGGTAGCCGCCGCCGTGGCCGACCTCCATCCGTCCCTGGACGAGCCCCTCTGGCACGCGGCGCGCAAGCACTTCGCCGCCTATGACCGCCACCCCCAGGTGAGGGCTCTCCTAGCCGGCGTTCCGCTGCCTGCCAAGGCGAATCTCCGCACCCGCTGGTCACGGACGGCCGACCGCGGCGCGGCCTATGTCCCCGTCCCCAACCCGCTCGCGGCGCCCCGACCGCTGTGA
- a CDS encoding mycoredoxin, giving the protein MATPTTDRAKGAAGQLTMYTTTWCGFCRRLKSQLARDGIQMVEVDIERDPAAAEFVMSVNGGNQTVPTLVFPDGTAATNPSAKEVKRRLAQIADAG; this is encoded by the coding sequence ATGGCGACGCCGACGACCGACCGGGCCAAGGGCGCGGCCGGCCAGCTCACCATGTACACCACGACCTGGTGCGGGTTCTGCCGGCGGCTGAAGAGCCAGCTGGCCCGGGACGGCATCCAGATGGTGGAGGTCGACATCGAGCGCGACCCCGCGGCAGCCGAGTTCGTGATGAGCGTGAACGGCGGGAACCAGACGGTCCCGACCCTGGTGTTCCCCGACGGCACGGCCGCGACCAACCCCAGCGCCAAGGAGGTCAAGCGCCGCCTCGCCCAGATCGCCGACGCGGGCTGA